From the genome of Verrucomicrobiia bacterium, one region includes:
- a CDS encoding serine esterase, with the protein MLHSELIPAPERGSKHLMIMLHGLGDSLEGYRWLPEALQLPWLNYLLVNAPDEYYGGYSWFDLDGDRVPTIHRSRRLLFELLDAQRDQGFPTEQTVVGGFSQGCLMTLEAGLHYPHRFAGLVGISGWISELDLVLSQLPPLAKQQRFLVTHGTHDPVVPCDITRKQVKRGQEAGLNLEWHEFQKPHTIAGEEELRVIRKFIQAGAGKTS; encoded by the coding sequence ATGTTGCACAGCGAACTAATTCCCGCCCCGGAACGCGGGTCGAAACACTTGATGATCATGTTGCACGGCCTGGGCGATAGCCTTGAAGGTTATCGCTGGCTGCCGGAGGCGCTGCAGTTGCCGTGGCTGAACTATTTATTGGTCAACGCGCCGGATGAATACTACGGCGGCTACTCCTGGTTTGATCTTGATGGCGACCGCGTCCCTACGATTCACCGCAGCCGCCGGTTGCTGTTCGAACTGCTCGACGCCCAACGCGATCAGGGTTTCCCGACCGAACAAACCGTCGTGGGCGGATTTTCGCAAGGCTGCTTGATGACGCTGGAAGCCGGACTGCATTACCCGCATCGGTTCGCGGGATTGGTCGGCATCAGCGGATGGATTTCCGAGTTGGACCTGGTGCTGAGCCAGTTGCCGCCGTTGGCTAAACAGCAGCGCTTCCTGGTCACACACGGCACGCATGATCCGGTGGTCCCCTGCGACATCACGCGAAAGCAGGTCAAACGCGGTCAGGAAGCGGGCTTGAATCTCGAATGGCACGAATTCCAGAAACCGCACACCATCGCGGGCGAAGAGGAGCTGCGGGTGATCCGTAAATTCATTCAGGCGGGAGCCGGCAAAACCA